A window of Primulina tabacum isolate GXHZ01 chromosome 4, ASM2559414v2, whole genome shotgun sequence contains these coding sequences:
- the LOC142543042 gene encoding BURP domain protein RD22-like, whose protein sequence is MEFNFYFILIFISVGLIGSHAALPSEDYWNSVLPNSPMPKAVQDLLYPAEWGEDKRTAVYVGHGGVGVYTGKPGHRTNVGVGKGGVTVRTRPKTGKPVYVGVHPGVSPFIYTYAATETQLHDDHSVALFFSQKDLAAGEKMNLNFYKTQNSATVLPRQVADSIPFSSNKLPEIFSKFSVNPSSEEAEIMKKTIQECEDETTIKGEEKFCATSLESMIDFSTSKIGKNVDAISTNSENGDKLKEYNIVGVKKMSRGKAVVACHTQVYAYAVFYCHKTETTVAYKVSMVAVDGSSKAEAVAVCHLDTAAWNPKHLAFQVLKVKPGSVPVCHFLPSDHVVWVPR, encoded by the exons AAGCCATGCAGCTTTGCCTTCAGAGGATTACTGGAATTCTGTGCTTCCAAATTCTCCTATGCCCAAGGCCGTCCAAGATCTCCTCTATCCTGCTG AATGGGGGGAAGATAAGAGAACCGCGGTGTACGTCGGCCACGGCGGCGTTGGGGTCTATACCGGCAAGCCCGGCCACCGCACCAACGTAGGTGTAGGCAAAGGCGGTGTAACCGTTAGAACGCGCCCCAAGACTGGTAAACCTGTTTATGTCGGTGTCCACCCGGGCGTAAGCCCATTTATCTACACATACGCCGCCACTGAAACTCAGCTACACGATGACCACAGCGTAGCCCTGTTCTTCTCACAAAAGGACTTGGCCGCGGGTGAAAAAATGAATCTTAATTTCTACAAAACTCAAAATAGCGCCACAGTTTTGCCTCGCCAAGTTGCCGACTCAATACCCTTCTCGTCCAACAAGTTGCCAGAGATTTTCAGTAAGTTTTCAGTGAACCCAAGCTCAGAAGAAGCTGAGATTATGAAGAAAACAATCCAAGAATGTGAGGATGAAACAACCATTAAAGGAGAAGAGAAGTTTTGTGCAACCTCTTTGGAGTCCATGATCGATTTCAGCACCTCAAAGATTGGAAAAAATGTGGATGCAATATCCACAAACTCAGAAAATGGAGATAAATTGAAAGAGTACAATATTGTGGGAGTCAAGAAAATGTCGAGGGGAAAGGCGGTGGTGGCTTGCCACACACAGGTGTATGCATACGCAGTATTTTACTGCCACAAGACGGAAACAACAGTGGCTTACAAGGTATCGATGGTGGCTGTAGATGGGTCGTCGAAGGCAGAGGCGGTGGCCGTGTGCCACTTGGACACGGCTGCGTGGAACCCAAAACACTTGGCTTTTCAAGTACTGAAGGTGAAGCCTGGGTCTGTTCCAGTTTGCCATTTTCTTCCCTCGGATCATGTTGTGTGGGTTCCTCGCTAA